The Pseudorhodobacter turbinis genome contains a region encoding:
- a CDS encoding cation:proton antiporter, with translation MAVESAGLSPVEAFALVGVIGVGAQWLAWRIQMPAIVLMLLAGLIVGPVTGVFIPSRDIGDLVGPMISVAVAVILFEGGLTLNFHALQDAAKGVRRLVIIGAPLGWLTSALAVHYGAGLGWGASAVFGGIMIVTGPTVIAPLLRQARLSRRPAALLQWEAIVNDPVGALAAVLAFAAVQVLATNSDASDAAVHFFSGIFFATLTGLLAGRGIAYAFRRGLVPEYMKIPVLFVVLLGAFALTDRLMHESGLLAVTVMGLVIANAQLPSYEELRRFKEHATILLVSGVFILLAAGLKMEALLALDLRAVLFVLLVVLVARPFTVMVALLGTDLPMKERVLVAFTGPRGVVLMAVAGLFGERLVGLGIADGAAIGPLAFALVASTVVINGFGLTPLASLLGLRAAEVPGVLLVGGTRLTAGLGAALQKAEIPVLITDMNLGRLRLARAEGLPVFYGDILSEAAESQVEFIGFSTIFAATDNDSYNTLVATDLAPEFGRDKVWQLPRDKSESQRHSLPVTLGGRRLGDGRTYHELEALLIQGWTVRTTKLTEEYGFEDWRNDRPESVLLCEIPAKGDLRLVAPESKTVPAAGSKLIAISPPKADAA, from the coding sequence ATGGCCGTTGAATCCGCGGGCTTAAGCCCGGTTGAGGCGTTTGCCCTTGTCGGGGTGATCGGGGTCGGGGCGCAGTGGCTGGCGTGGCGCATCCAGATGCCCGCGATTGTGCTGATGCTGCTGGCGGGGTTGATCGTCGGGCCGGTCACGGGGGTGTTTATCCCGTCGCGCGATATTGGGGATCTGGTCGGGCCGATGATCTCGGTCGCGGTTGCAGTGATCTTGTTCGAGGGCGGGCTGACGCTGAATTTTCATGCGCTGCAGGATGCGGCAAAGGGGGTGCGGCGGCTGGTGATTATCGGCGCGCCCTTGGGCTGGTTGACCTCGGCCCTTGCGGTGCATTACGGGGCAGGATTAGGCTGGGGGGCATCTGCGGTGTTCGGCGGCATCATGATTGTGACCGGCCCGACTGTTATCGCGCCTTTGCTGCGTCAGGCGCGTTTGTCACGCAGGCCTGCGGCCTTGCTGCAATGGGAAGCGATTGTAAACGATCCGGTGGGCGCGCTTGCGGCGGTGCTTGCCTTTGCAGCCGTGCAGGTTTTGGCGACCAATTCGGATGCCTCGGATGCGGCGGTGCATTTCTTTAGCGGGATTTTCTTTGCCACGCTGACGGGGCTTTTGGCGGGGCGCGGCATTGCCTATGCCTTCCGGCGTGGGCTGGTGCCCGAGTATATGAAAATTCCGGTGTTGTTTGTGGTGCTTTTGGGGGCCTTCGCCCTGACGGACCGTTTGATGCACGAAAGCGGGTTGTTGGCGGTAACGGTGATGGGGCTTGTGATCGCCAATGCGCAATTGCCCAGCTATGAGGAGCTGCGCCGTTTTAAGGAACATGCGACGATCTTGCTGGTGTCTGGCGTGTTTATCCTGTTGGCGGCGGGGCTGAAGATGGAGGCGCTGCTGGCACTTGATCTGCGGGCGGTGCTGTTTGTGCTGCTGGTCGTTCTGGTGGCGCGGCCCTTTACGGTGATGGTGGCGCTTCTGGGCACCGACCTGCCAATGAAAGAGCGTGTCTTGGTTGCCTTTACCGGCCCGCGCGGCGTGGTCTTGATGGCCGTGGCGGGGCTGTTTGGCGAAAGGCTGGTGGGTTTGGGGATTGCGGATGGTGCTGCAATCGGGCCGCTGGCATTCGCGCTTGTTGCCTCGACCGTGGTGATAAACGGCTTTGGGCTAACGCCGCTGGCCAGCCTTTTGGGCCTGCGCGCGGCCGAGGTGCCGGGGGTGCTTTTGGTGGGCGGTACGCGGCTTACGGCGGGCCTGGGTGCGGCCTTGCAAAAGGCAGAAATTCCGGTGCTGATCACCGATATGAACCTTGGCCGCTTGCGCCTTGCCCGCGCGGAAGGCCTGCCGGTGTTTTACGGCGATATCCTGTCAGAGGCGGCGGAAAGTCAGGTGGAGTTCATCGGCTTTTCTACGATTTTCGCGGCGACGGATAATGACAGCTACAACACGCTGGTCGCCACCGATCTGGCCCCTGAATTTGGCCGCGACAAGGTCTGGCAACTGCCGCGCGACAAAAGTGAAAGCCAGCGCCACAGCCTGCCGGTCACGCTTGGCGGGCGCAGGCTGGGTGACGGGCGCACCTATCATGAGCTGGAGGCGCTGTTGATTCAGGGCTGGACCGTGCGAACCACCAAGCTGACCGAGGAATACGGGTTTGAGGATTGGCGCAACGACCGGCCGGAGTCGGTCTTGCTGTGTGAAATTCCGGCCAAGGGTGATTTGCGGCTGGTGGCACCCGAAAGCAAAACAGTTCCGGCAGCCGGGTCCAAGCTGATCGCGATCTCACCGCCCAAGGCAGACGCCGCTTAG